From Penicillium psychrofluorescens genome assembly, chromosome: 1, one genomic window encodes:
- a CDS encoding uncharacterized protein (ID:PFLUO_000483-T1.cds;~source:funannotate) has translation MQNASAASRPSRKDTVLTRRQIEGLIAEGRHVFIYEGCVLKVDAWLPFHPGGDVSIRHMVGRDATDEINALHSTEARQRMPSYQIGRFEGTWINFLPPIQGGKFRPYSEEIYSSEEDLNTSPEGSSEDGSLPPSPIFDPVDSKPTARRRQPTSDPSSSRSTPPTEPSQSKPFFLDARTRDEILFDTAKYPSLDTASQESIKQKYRELNIRMQEAGLYQCNYFSYFIECCRYTTFAVLFYTFLRMEWWVTSAFFLGCLWHQLVFTAHDAGHMGITHKFHVDTVIGIVIADFIGGLSLGWWKRNHNVHHIVTNEPEHDPDIQHIPFFAISHRFLTNLRSTYYDRIMPHDAATKILLRIQNWSYYPIMLFARFNLYVLTWEFLLKRQAPKRGPAWWHIWLEVVGQLFFWTWFGYGVIYRSIPDWNSRIIFLLVSHMVTGPLHVQLTLSHFSMSTADLGVHESFPQKMLRTTSDVDCPTWLDFFHGGLQFQAIHHLYPRMPRHNLRQAQKYILEFCRDTGIPYAIFTFYDGNRDVIGRLGDVAKQVRLLEECRKSIAQEGVFASHHH, from the exons ATGCAGAatgcttctgctgcttcccGACCGTCCAGGAAGGACACGGTCCTCACTCGCCGGCAGATCGAGGGCCTGATTGCAGAGGGCAGGCATGTGTTCATCTACGAAGGCTGCGTCCTCAAGGTAGATGCCTGGTTGCCCTTCCATCCGGGAGGAGACGTCTCGATCAGGCACATGGTGGGCAGAGATGCGACGGACGAGATCAATGC GCTGCACTCAACAGAAGCTCGCCAGCGGATGCCTTCGTACCAGATCGGTCGGTTCGAGGGGACATGGATCAACTTCCTACCGCCCATTCAAGGCGGCAAGTTCCGCCCATACTCAGAGGAAATCTACTCGAGCGAGGAGGACTTGAACACCAGCCCGGAGGGCTCCAGCGAGGACGGATCCCTGCCTCCCTCGCCCATCTTCGATCCAGTCGATTCAAAACCCACTGCCCGGCGGAGGCAGCCTACGTCGGACCCCTCGAGCTCGAGGTCGACACCTCCCACCGAGCCCTCCCAATCCAAgccgttcttcttggacGCTCGAACCAGGGACGAAATCCTTTTCGACACCGCCAAATATCCCTCTCTGGACACCGCCAGCCAGGAGAGCATTAAACAGAAATACCGCGAGCTCAACATCCGCATGCAGGAAGCCGGGCTCTACCAGTGCAATTACTTCTCCTACTTCATCGAGTGCTGTCGCTACACGACCTTCGCCGTCCTGTTCTACACATTCCTGCGCATGGAATGGTGGGTAAcatcggccttcttcctAGGCTGTCTCTGGCACCAGCTCGTCTTCACAGCCCATGATGCCGGCCACATGGGCATCACGCACAAATTCCACGTCGACACGGTGATcggcatcgtcatcgccgacTTCATCGGCGGCCTAAGTCTAGGCTGGTGGAAACGCAACCACAACGTCCACCACATCGTGACCAACGAGCCGGAACACGACCCAGACATCCAGCACATCCCCTTCTTTGCCATTTCACACCGCTTCCTCACCAACCTGCGCAGCACCTACTACGACCGCATCATGCCCCACGACGCCGCGACCAAGATCCTCCTGCGAATCCAGAACTGGTCCTACTACCCGATCATGCTCTTCGCGCGATTCAACCTCTATGTCCTGACCTGGGAGTTCCTCCTGAAACGGCAAGCCCCGAAACGGGGCCCCGCCTGGTGGCACATCTGGCTCGAGGTGGTgggccagctcttcttctggaccTGGTTCGGCTACGGCGTGATCTACCGATCCATCCCAGACTGGAACAGCCGGATCAtctttctcctcgtctcACACATGGTCACCGGCCCGCTCCATGTCCAGCTCACCCTCTCGCACTTCTCCATGTCCACCGCCGACCTGGGCGTGCACGAGTCCTTCCCGCAGAAGATGCTGCGCACCACCTCGGACGTCGACTGTCCCACCTGGCTGGACTTCTTCCACGGTGGTCTCCAGTTCCAGGCCATCCACCATCTCTACCCGCGCATGCCTCGCCATAATCTGCGTCAGGCGCAGAAGTATATTCTCGAGTTCTGTCGCGACACTGGCATTCCGTACGCCATTTTCACCTTCTATGACGGGAATAGAGATGTTATTGGGCGGCTGGGTGATGTGGCGAAGCAGGTTCGCCTCTTGGAGGAGTGTCGCAAGTCGATTGCCCAAGAAGGTGTCTTCGCTAGTCATCACCACTGA
- a CDS encoding uncharacterized protein (ID:PFLUO_000484-T1.cds;~source:funannotate), translating to MEDSLSSLVQTWLDWDQDPTTRLEMETLRASDDTDELEKRLRRRIDFGTAGLRGRMAAGFSCMNCLTVIQASQGLAKYIRTRHPEIAAAGVVIGHDARHNSAKFASLAANAFLNERIPVWHYQEESPTPLVPFGIGHFKAAAGIMVTASHNPAEDNGYKVYFNNGAQINTPMDMEIAQSIRENLKPRETAWAINDIVPTGLYQQVLSDYISQVSKYAEKPDPDFPTVKFPNPEEAGALDLAMQTADQGEMTLIIANDPDADRFAVAEKVDGKWFTLTGNHVGVLLASHIFDSIEATQDPSRTAVLTTAVSSGMIQKMAAARGVHFVETLTGFKWMGNVARKLEEDGYTVPFAYEEALGYMFPSVCYDKDGITAAMVFLAAEAKWRAQGLTVHAKLQQLFSEFGHHETLNNYFRSPNSELTMQLFRGIRGGRHLAERKFGSFQILRWRDLTEGYDSETPDNKPDLPVDSSSQMLTLWLNGGVRFTIRGSGTEPKVKVYIESCGSSREEAVKAVCDIWLTVMTEWIQPFTPSMTCSKELPTSSGHILNIN from the exons ATGGAGGATTCACTCTCGTCCTTGGTCCAGACATGGCTTGACTGGGATCAG GACCCCACCACTCGCTTGGAAATGGAAACACTCCGGGCTTCCGATGATaccgacgagctggagaagcggcTGCGCCGTC GCATCGACTTCGGTACCGCGGGTCTGCGGGGCCGCATGGCCGCCGGCTTCTCGTGTATGAACTGCCTGACCGTCATCCAGGCGTCACAGGGGCTGGCCAAGTACATTCGAACCAGACATCCAGAGATCGCTGCGGCCGGGGTAGTCATTGGTCACGATGCTCGCCATAACTCGGCCAAGTTCGCCTCGCTCGCCGCAAATGCGTTCCTCAATGAGCGCATTCCCGTGTGGCACTACCAGGAAGAGTCGCCGACTCCCCTCGTTCCCTTTGGAATCGGCCATTTCAAAGCTGCTGCGGGAATCATGGTCACGGCGAGTCAT AACCCAGCTGAAGACAATG GATACAAAGT CTACTTCAACAACGGCGCCCAGATCAATACTCCcatggacatggagatcGCACAATCGATCCGGGAAAATTTGAAACCGCGGGAAACTGCTTGGGCCATAAATGACATTGTTCCAACGGGTCTATACCAGCAAGTCTTGTCTGACTATATCAGTCAAGTCAGCAAATATGCG GAGAAACCAGATCCTGATTTTCCCACGGTGAAATTCCCAAATCCTGAAGAAGCCGGTGCTTTAGATCTTGCTATGCAAACCGCCGATCAAGGAGAGATGACCTTGATCATCGCAAATGATCCTGATGCGGATCGGTTTGCGGTAGCGGAGAAAGTCGA CGGAAAGTGGTTCACCCTCACCGGGAACCATGTTGGAGTTCTCCTCGCCTCTCACATATTCGATTCAATTGAAGCCACCCAAGACCCTTCTCGTACAGCAGTCCTAACGACAGCCGTGTCGAGCGGCATGATCCAGAAAATGGCAGCCGCCCGGGGAGTTCACTTTGTCGAGACCTTGACCGGCTTCAAATGGATGGGAAATGTTGCCCGAAaactcgaagaagatggatACACCGTTCCCTTTGCATACGAGGAGGCACTTGGGTACATGTTTCCATCGGTGTGCTATGACAAGGACGGAATCACGGCTGCAATGGTATTCCTAGCGGCGGAGGCAAAATGGAGGGCACAGGGTTTGACTGTACATGCCAAACTCCAACAGCTCTTCTCCGAGTTTGGTCACCATGAGACATTGAACAATTACTTCCGCTCCCCGAATTCAGAGCTCACAATGCAGCTGTTTCGCGGAATCAGGGGCGGCCGGCATCTTGCAGAACGCAAGTTCGGCTCGTTCCAGATTCTTCGGTGGAGGGATTTGACGGAGGGTTATGACTCTGAAACACCGGATAACAAACCGGATTTACCTGTAGACTCGAGCAGTCAGATGCTCACACTGTGGTTGAATGGGGGAGTGCGCTTCACTATTCGTGGTTCAGGGACTGAGCCGAAAGTCAAAG TGTACATCGAGAGCTGCGGTTCCTCgcgcgaagaagccgtcAAAGCCGTCTGTGACATCTGGCTGACTGTGATGACCGAGTGGATTCAGCCTTTTACGCCGTCGATGACATGCAGCAAAGAACTTCCGACGTCGTCGGGCCATatcctcaacatcaactAG
- a CDS encoding uncharacterized protein (ID:PFLUO_000485-T1.cds;~source:funannotate) — protein MTTRTHDDFLGIDEDEAIDRGYDSEEKVAESKGRSVKRRRTADQDFFGLESDHEDSDSENEDHLSRTDIKSKGRKSTQPESEEEEEEEEEENDDKETKTNLVNKKTKLTKPLSTKPPKASAKKKKPGIIYLASLPPYLKPGALKAMLEARGFEPITKTFLSPLVLTDSRKRGNKRKMFTDGWVEFASKRTAKICAETLNATIVGGRKGGWYHDDIWNMKYLSGFKWDNLMEQQRRERAEREARTRMQDIRAQKEEKMFLAGVEAGRVADGMAKKREEKRKRSDTGKEGEVLAKAPQALRRRFVQNDVVKAKEGQGAIRDDAKRVLGKIF, from the coding sequence ATGACAACACGTACGCATGATGACTTTCTGGGCAttgacgaggacgaagccATCGATCGTGGCTACGActccgaggagaaggtggcgGAGAGCAAAGGTCGTTCCGTAAAACGGCGGCGGACGGCAGATCAAGACTTTTTCGGCCTAGAGTCGGACCACGAGGACTCCGATAGCGAAAACGAGGATCATCTGTCCCGGACAGATATTAAAAGCAAGGGCCGCAAGTCTACGCAGCCGGagtccgaggaggaggaggaagaggaagaagaagagaatgacgacaaagaaacaaagacaAACCTCgtcaacaagaagaccaagctTACAAAACCTCTCTCAACCAAACCACCCAAAGCCtctgcgaagaagaaaaagccagGCATTATCTATCTCGCCTCACTCCCGCCCTACCTCAAACCTGGCGCCCTCAAAGCCATGCTGGAAGCCCGAGGCTTCGAGCCCATCACCAAAACCTTCCTCTCCCCGCTCGTCCTGACCGACTCGCGCAAGCGGGGCAACAAGCGCAAGATGTTTACGGATGGGTGGGTCGAGTTTGCGTCGAAACGGACCGCCAAGATCTGCGCGGAGACCCTCAACGCGACTatcgtcggcggccggaAAGGCGGCTGGTACCATGACGATATATGGAACATGAAGTACTTGTCGGGGTTTAAATGGGATAATCTGATGGAACAACAAAGGAGGGAGAGGGCAGAGCGGGAGGCCCGGACTCGGATGCAGGACATCCGCGCCcagaaagaggagaaaatGTTTTTGGCCGGCGTCGAGGCCGGACGAGTTGCCGATggcatggccaagaagagggaggagaagaggaagcggtcGGATACGGGCAAAGAGGGGGAGGTGCTGGCGAAGGCCCCGCAGGCTTTGAGGAGGAGGTTTGTACAAAATGATGTTGTAAAGGCGAAGGAGGGTCAGGGGGCTATCAGGGACGATGCGAAGAGGGTCTTGGGCAAGATTTTCTAG
- a CDS encoding uncharacterized protein (ID:PFLUO_000486-T1.cds;~source:funannotate), with amino-acid sequence MFRSVLPRATPRTAIRCGPKAVPSSFIATPTLFIGRSKRGYASDAEEHDLVIIGGGVAGYVAAIKAGQEGLKTACIEKRGRLGGTCLNVGCIPSKSLLNNSHLYHQILHDSKKRGIEVGDVKLNLTQMMKAKDQSVDGLTKGVEFLLKKNGVDYVKGAGSFVDANTIKVDLIDGGEQTLRGKNIIIATGSEATPFPGLNIDEKRIITSTGALDLKEVPKKMVVIGGGIIGLEMASVWSRLGSEVTVVEFLGQIGGPGMDAEIAKQAQKILGKQGIKFKTGTKVIKGDDSGETVSLNVESAKGGKEETLDADVVLVAIGRRPYTEGLGLENAGVEKDERGRLVIDQEYRTKMPHIRVVGDVTFGPMLAHKAEEEAVAAIEYIKKGYGHVNYAAIPSVMYTHPEVAWVGQTEAEIKASGVKYNVGSFPFSANSRAKTNLDTEGVVKFIADAETDRILGVHIIGPGAGEMIAEATLAVEYGASSEDVARTCHAHPTLSEAFKEAAMATYSKPIHF; translated from the exons ATGTTCCGCTCCGTCCTGCCGCGGGCTACGCCGCGCACTGCCATCCGCTGCGGCCCCAAAGCTGTCCCTTCGTCCTTCATCGCTACCCCGACGCTCTTCATTGGCCGCTCAAAACGTGGTTATGCGTCTGATGCAG AGGAACACgatctcgtcatcatcggtgGCGGTGTTGCTGGTTACGTCGCAGCCATCAAGGCCGGCCAGGAGGGTCTCAAG ACCGCCTGTATCGAGAAGCGCGGAAGACTCGGTGGCACCTGCTTGAACGTCGGCTGCATTCCCTCAAAGTCCCTGCTCAACAACTCGCATCTCTACCACCAGATCCTCCATGACTCAAAGAAGCGCGGTATCGAGGTTGGCGATGTCAAGCTCAACCTGAcgcagatgatgaaggccAAGGATCAGTCCGTCGATGGGCTGACCAAGGGTGTTGAGttcttgctgaagaagaacggtGTCGATTATGTCAAGGGTGCAGGTTCCTTCGTCGATGCCAACACCATCAAGGTCGACCTGATCGACGGTGGTGAGCAGACCCTGCGTGGCAAAAATATCATCATTGCCACCGGCTCCGAGGCGACTCCCTTCCCCGGCCTGAACATCGATGAGAAGcgcatcatcaccagcacTGGTGCTCTGGATCTGAAGGAGGTCCCTAAGAAGATGGTTGTCATTGGTGGCGGCATCATTGGTCTAGAGATG GCTTCCGTCTGGTCTCGTCTCGGTTCTGAGGTGACCGTTGTTGAGTTCCTAGGCCAGATTGGTGGCCCCGGCATGGACGCTGAGATCGCCAAGCAGGCACAGAAGATCCTGGGCAAGCAGGGCATCAAGTTCAAGACCGGCACCAAGGTCATCAAGGGCGACGACAGCGGCGAGACTGTCTCTCTGAACGTGGAGTCCGCCAAGGGTGGCAAGGAGGAGACCCTGGACGCGGACGTCGTCCTGGTTGCCATCGGTCGCCGCCCTTACACCGAGGGTCTAGGCCTGGAGAACGCCGGCGTTGAGAAGGACGAGCGCGGCCGCCTGGTGATCGACCAGGAGTACCGCACCAAGATGCCTCACATCCGCGTGGTGGGCGATGTCACCTTCGGCCCGATGCTGGCGCacaaggcggaggaggaggccgTCGCGGCGATCGAGTACATCAAGAAGGGCTACGGCCACGTCAACtacgccgccatccccagcGTCATGTACACTCACCCGGAGGTCGCATGGGTGGGCcagaccgaggccgagatcaaGGCCTCGGGCGTCAAGTACAACGTCGGCTCGTTCCCCTTCAGCGCCAACTCGCGCGCCAAGACCAACCTCGATACCGAGGGTGTGGTCAAGTTCATCGCTGACGCAGAGACCGACCGCATCCTCGGCGTTCACATCATCGGCCCCGGTGCCGGCGAGATGATCGCTGAAGCCACCCTCGCCGTCGAGTACGGTGCGTCCAGCGAGGACGTCGCCCGGACGTGCCACGCTCACCCGACCCTCTCGGAGGCCTTCAAGGAGGCTGCCATGGCCACCTACTCCAAGCCCATCCACTTCTAG
- a CDS encoding uncharacterized protein (ID:PFLUO_000487-T1.cds;~source:funannotate), with product MSDLIPKWNIVHKLEKRQLLVAVNCVAGLSILFFGYDQGMMSGVNNAKDYIELMGFGYTKVEGGQLTPVVTNSLLQGGIVSVYYLGTLCGGLFGGWLGDRMGRIKSIAVGAAWAILGASLQCSAQNHNWMICARFINGIGTGILNAIVPVWATETAEHTSRGQFIAIEFTLNIFGVVLAYWLEFGLSFIDDGKSAFRWRFPIAFQIIMLLVLFFAVWFFPESPRWLVKVGREQEAKYILQRLRGDSPEERVRVEAEFQDIQNIAEMEKTVVHSNNYLSMLFGYKSGDLHIGRRVQLVVWLQIMQEWVGIAGVTVYAPTIFSIAGFASEKSQWISGLNNIFYMFATLVCVFTLDRIGRRWTLYWGSVVQGIAMFLAGGFSRLAINSKAAGDMGKASSFGAAAASMIFIFTSTFGATWLTVPWLYPAEIFPLAVRAKGNAWGVVGWSIGNGWLTLLCPVMFSAIGEKTLYIFAASNVITIPMVWALYPESNQRTLEDMDLLFAASTPWAWDAEKNFARLKAENPNMIQTTSRKNSVVDVETGKEVPVKDIVSETEENGVAAEHVDRT from the exons ATGAGTGATCTCATCCCCAAATGGAACATTGTCCacaagctggagaagcgcCAGCTTCTCGTCGCTGTCAATTGCGTTGCGGGTTTGTCCATCCTATTCTTCGGATATGACCAGGGTATGATGTCCGGCGTGAACAACGCCAAAGACTACATTGAGCTCATGGGCTTTGGCTATACCAAGGTGGAGGGCGGCCAATTGACACCCGTGGTCACCAATTCTCTGCTGCAGGGTGGCATTGTCTCGGTCTACTACCTGGGGACTCTCTGCGGCGGCCTGTTCGGTGGCTGGCTGGGTGATCGTATGGGCAGAATCAAGAGTATCGCAGTGGGCGCCGCCTGGGCGATTTTGGGTGCGAGTCTGCAGTGCTCGGCTCAGAATCACAATTGGATGATTTGCG CGCGCTTCATCAACGGCATCGGTACGGGTATACTGAACGCCATTGTCCCCGTCTGGGCCACCGAGACCGCCGAGCACACCTCGCGCGGGCAGTTCATTGCCATTGAATTTACTTTGAATATTTTCGGTGTGGTTCTGGCCTACTGGCTGGAGTT CGGCCTGTccttcatcgacgacggcAAGTCGGCCTTCCGCTGGCGCTTCCCCATCGCATTCCAGATCATTATGCTTCTAGTCCTTTTCTTTGCCGTCTGGTTCTTCCCCGAGTCACCTCGCTGGCTGGTCAAAGTCGGCCGCGAGCAAGAGGCCAAATACATCCTGCAGCGGCTGCGCGGGGATAGCCCTGAGGAGCGGGTGCGTGTCGAGGCCGAGTTCCAGGATATCCAGAAcatcgccgagatggagaagacggTGGTACACAGCAATAACTACCTGTCCATGCTGTTTGGGTACAAGTCCGGGGATTTGCATATCGGTCGTCGCGTGCAACTCGTGGTCTGGTTGCAAATCATGCAGGAATGGGTCGGCATCGCTGGTGTCACGGTATACGCACCTACTATTTTTAGTATTGCTGGCTTCGCCTCGGAGAAGAGTCAGTGGATTAGCGGGCTGAATAATATCTTTTACATG TTCGCAACTCTTGTCTGCGTCTTCACTCTGGACCGCATCGGCCGTCGATGGACTCTCTACTGGGGTTCCGTCGTCCAGGGCATTGCCATGTTTTTGGCTGGCGGCTTTTCCCGTTTGGCTATTAATTCCAAAGCGGCTGGCGACATGGGCAAAGCATCCTCATTCGGTGCTGCGGCTGCTTCgatgatcttcatcttcacctccACCTTCGGAGCGACTTGGCTGACTGTGCCGTGGCTGTATCCCGCCGAGATCTTCCCTTTGGCGGTACGTGCTAAGGGTAACGCCTGGGGTGTGGTTGGATGGAGTATCGGTAACGGATGGCTG ACCCTTCTGTGCCCGGTTATGTTCAGTGCCATCGGCGAGAAGACCCTGTACATCTTCGCCGCTAGCAACGTGATCACAATTCCCATGGTATGGGCGCTGTACCCGGAGAGTAACCAGCGCAcgctggaggacatggatTTGCTGTTTGCCGCGAGTACTCCGTGGGCTTGGGACGCTGAGAAGAATTTCGCTCGGCTCAAGGCTGAGAACCCGAACATGATCCAGACTACCAGCCGCAAGAACAGcgtggtggatgtggagaCTGGCAAGGAGGTGCCTGTGAAGGACATTGTCTccgagacggaggagaaTGGTGTGGCGGCGGAACATGTGGATCGGACTTGA
- a CDS encoding uncharacterized protein (ID:PFLUO_000488-T1.cds;~source:funannotate), with translation MATAPPPTTTTVTTQTLSPTTQKFLRRISLHPTLTPFRRRVYRTLLSVPAGRWTTYAAMAAHLKSSARAVGNAMRTNPFAPEVPCHRVLAADRTLGGYKGEWRVSKHKGGGSFREEKRIRLAEEGVKFDETGKGNSPTTRQQWCDHDIHTDYTAIVPDTGVTREFWFVVDQLIVAPDGRPRWGIAINGSIPGPTIEADWGDTVVVHLRNLLPDSVENGTSMHFHGVRQYHTNPMDGVVSITQCPIPSGSSMTYRWRAMQYGTTWYHSHLGLQTWEGVFGGIIIHGPASANYDEDKGVILLNDWDIKTVDELWDTAQLSGSPTVDNALINGMNVFGADNRPGQTGHRFNTTFTRGKSYRLRLGNAACDTHFKFSIDNHTMTRYDVIVQADQAAVADRFWLRAVPQSACSMNRNADNIRGVIYYDDGASDDSLPETAAHEFEDSCQDEDASLLVPLVSMDLDISDAEFFYNESLAVTVAKTANAFYRWNINEKPMHLNWSDPTLLQIQTTSQVFANAANVISLPKSKTWVVVAIETNLDVPHPIHLHGHDFLVIAQGSGTYHPPQHHGLVRPAGSLPKRDTALLPASGYLVLAFWTDNPGAWLMHCHIGWHLEQGFGLQFVEQEAAIREMMLDDGGVKRVIEENCAKWDRYWKGRLALEDGSGV, from the exons ATGGCCACCGCGCcaccccccaccaccaccaccgtcactACTCAGACTCTATCTCCAACGACCCAAAAATTCCTTCGCCGCATTTCCCTTCACCCGACCCTCACCCCCTTCCGCCGACGCGTCTACCGCACTCTGCTCTCCGTCCCCGCAGGGCGCTGGACCACCTACGCCGCGATGGCAGCACATCTCAAATCTAGCGCGCGCGCCGTCGGCAACGCTATGCGTACCAACCCCTTCGCGCCCGAGGTGCCCTGTCACCGCGTCCTCGCGGCGGATCGCACCCTGGGTGGGTACAAGGGAGAGTGGCGGGTGAGCAAGCACAAGGGGGGTGGATCTTTTcgggaggagaagaggattCGGCTCGCGGAGGAGGGGGTGAAGTTTGATGAGACGGGGAAG GGCAATAGCCCTACAACCCGTCAACAATGGTGCGACCATGACATCCACACAGACTACACGGCCATAGTCCCCGACACAGGGGTAACGCGCGAGTTCTGGTTTGTTGTAGATcagctcatcgtcgcgcCAGACGGGCGCCCACGCTGGGGAATAGCCATCAACGGCTCGATCCCGGGCCCGACAATTGAAGCCGACTGGGGCGACACGGTGGTCGTCCACCTGCGCAACCTGCTTCCAGATTCCGTGGAAAATGGAACTAGCATGCACTTTCATGGAGTGCGGCAGTATCACACTAATCCCATGGACGGGGTGGTTTCTATCACGCAGTGCCCTATTCCCTCTGGGAGTAGCATGACGTACCGGTGGAGGGCGATGCAGTATGGGACGACATGGTATCATTCCCATCTTGGGTTGCAGACGTGGGAGGGGGTCTTTGGTGGGATTATCATCCACGGACCCGCCAGTGCCAACTATGATGAGGATAAGGGCGTTATTCTGTTGAATGATTGGGACATCAAGACCGTCGACGAACTATGGGATACGGCGCAACTGAGCGGATCACCGACCGTCGACAACGCCCTGATCAATGGCATGAACGTCTTCGGCGCAGACAACAGGCCCGGGCAGACCGGCCATCGATTCAACACCACCTTCACACGGGGTAAATCATACCGACTACGCCTGGGCAACGCAGCATGCGACACGCACTTCAAGTTCAGCATCGACAACCACACAATGACC CGCTACGATGTTATCGTGCAAGCCGACCaggccgccgtcgccgataGGTTCTGGCTGCGTGCCGTACCGCAAAGCGCCTGCTCCATGAACCGCAATGCAGACAATATCCGGGGCGTGATCTACTACGACGATGGTGCGTCTGACGATAGTCTTCCGGAGACGGCTGCCCACGAATTCGAAGATAGCTGCCAAGACGAGGATGCGTCGCTGCTTGTCCCCCTCGTCTCCATGGATCTAGATATCTCCGACGCAGAGTTCTTCTACAACGAATCCCTGGCCGTCACCGTCGCTAAAACGGCAAACGCCTTCTACCGCTGGAACATCAACGAGAAACCCATGCACCTGAACTGGTCCGACCCAACCCTCCTTCAGATTCAAACCACATCACAGGTGTTCGCCAACGCCGCGAACGTGATATCTCTCCCCAAATCAAAAACATGGGTCGTCGTAGCCATCGAAACTAACCTGGACGTGCCACACCCAATCCATCTCCACGGCCATGATTTTCTCGTGATCGCGCAAGGAAGCGGAACCTATCACCCACCACAACATCATGGTCTGGTCAGGCCGGCAGGATCACTCCCTAAGCGCGACACAGCCCTTCTGCCAGCTTCGGGATATCTGGTTCTGGCCTTCTGGACGGATAACCCAGGTGCCTGGCTGATGCACTGTCATATCGGCTGGCACCTAGAGCAGGGGTTCGGGCTACAGTTTGTGGAGCAGGAGGCCGCTATTCGGGAGATGATgttggatgatggtggtgtgAAACGAGTGATCGAAGAAAATTGTGCAAAGTGGGACCGGTACTGGAAGGGGCGGTTGGCTCTGGAGGACGGGTCGGGAGTGTAG
- a CDS encoding uncharacterized protein (ID:PFLUO_000489-T1.cds;~source:funannotate), whose protein sequence is MQSPYSCYSSPGEVDFYFYHPQPQAPIYDSPLYDLEPSSPFGVPEVEVFSFTSSPYAFPAMPDMPVYDAPRMPTSAPTSYASSHCGSNSGSWTPELIMPSYPMSSASSTGYDSCPDSPPPVSKPAKPFPCDNCGKTFTRFADLKRHQSSVHYPVFRNCPVEHCSRKGSNGFPRQDHLVEHLRSYHHMDVPKRRAFKRSAKEMA, encoded by the exons ATGCAGTCTCCCTACTCTTGCTACTCCTCCCCGGGTGAGGTGGACTTCTACTTCTACCACCCACAACCCCAAGCCCCCATCTATGACTCGCCGCTGTACGACCTGGAGCCGTCCTCCCCCTTTGGCGTGCCCGAAGTCGAGGTCTTTTCCTTTACGAGCTCACCCTATGCCTTCCCCGCCATGCCGGATATGCCCGTGTACGACGCGCCCCGGATGCCCACCAGCGCGCCGACCAGCTACGCGAGCAGCCACTGCGGCAGCAACTCGGGAAGCTGGACCCCAGAGCTCATTATGCCTTCCTACCCCATGTCGTCAGCGAGCAGCACAGGCTACGACTCGTGCCcggactcgccgccgcctgTTTCCAA GCCTGCTAAGCCCTTTCCTTGCGATAACTGCGGCAAGACCTTTACCCGCTTCGCGGACCTGAAGCGCCACCAGTCTTCGGTTCACTATCCCGTCTTCCGCAACTGCCCTGTCGAGCACTGCTCGCGCAAGGGCAGCAATGGCTTCCCGCGCCAGGACCATCTCGTCGAGCACCTGCGCTCCTATCACCACATGGACGTGCCGAAACGCCGTGCCTTCAAGCGTTccgccaaggagatggcATAA